A portion of the Juglans microcarpa x Juglans regia isolate MS1-56 chromosome 1D, Jm3101_v1.0, whole genome shotgun sequence genome contains these proteins:
- the LOC121250507 gene encoding uncharacterized protein LOC121250507 translates to MDLNTIKVANSCFVLVLLGHAIEGDFISPHHSNRIFEAYMGDKNIIKFEATLQWHRGLKLKVFFVTIYSKEEMSSTAYTHWCYQCWVRFRLEVGEVVCPFCDRGFIQELSEMQDLAPEDVSVPISGYHYHQAPDIMDFLYALMTRRSPNPRLDLMDYVDAFMRQRMAGRNPNFDVRVRSGLVPEQS, encoded by the coding sequence ATGGACCTGAACACCATTAAGGTGGCAAATTCTTGCTTCGTTCTAGTTTTACTAGGGCATGCCATTGAAGGTGATTTCATAAGCCCCCACCACTCGAATCGTATATTTGAGGCTTATATGGGAGACAAAAACATTATCAAATTTGAAGCTACCCTCCAGTGGCACCGAGGCCTGAAACTTAAGGTTTTTTTTGTTACCATTTATTCAAAAGAAGAGATGTCAAGTACTGCATACACACACTGGTGCTACCAATGCTGGGTGCGATTCAGGCTGGAAGTGGGAGAAGTTGTTTGCCCTTTCTGTGACAGAGGCTTTATTCAAGAACTCAGTGAGATGCAAGACTTGGCACCAGAAGATGTCTCTGTACCTATTTCAGGATATCATTATCATCAAGCACCTGATATAATGGACTTTCTGTATGCTCTAATGACACGTAGAAGTCCCAACCCAAGACTTGATTTAATGGATTATGTTGATGCTTTCATGAGGCAGAGAATGGCTGGAAGAAATCCTAACTTTGATGTTAGAGTGAGGTCTGGTTTGGTTCCTGAACAGAGTTGA